Sequence from the Cucurbita pepo subsp. pepo cultivar mu-cu-16 chromosome LG02, ASM280686v2, whole genome shotgun sequence genome:
GCCTAGAAGATACGCAAGATAAAAACCAAAGATCTGGATTACTCTCTCCTCCAAAAAGGTTAAGAAGCTTGTGAAAGTTTTTGTTGACTTGATTCGTCGTGGTGCCAAGGACAGGAGATTGAGGTTCAAGGGACCAATAAGAATGGCCACGAAGGTTCTTAACATCACAACCAGAAAACCTTCATGAGGTGAAGGATCCAACACATGGGGCAGATTTGAGCTTCGTGCCCACTAGCGAGTTATTGACCTATTCAGCTCCGCAGATGTAGTGAAGTAGATTACCTCCAGCACCATTGAACCTGGTGAGGAGATTCAGGCGGCCATTGCTGATCCATGAATACACTCTTTTCATGTTTGCCGACTTTTAGTCTCATTAGAAAGTTGACACAATTTGAGGTTCGGGACACTCCAACAAGGTCTGTGGGGTTTAAATGCAATAGTTATTCCCATTATACGTTGAAATTAACGGCATTGATAAAGTTTTCAATTCCCCAAAATTTTCTGGCGCGACAACCATGTTAATTTCATGATCCACGCTATAAAAACAAGAGATCACAGCGCTTGAAGTTAGAAATCCCAGAAACTAcaccaaattagggtttatacGAAGTTCAAGTATACTGAAGTGGGAAACTTTAGAGAAAAAGCAGCAGAATGGGCGAAATGAAGTAAACCCTAAAACCAGAAAAACGTAAAAAATCGAGTAGTCTTATGAAGAACAACGAAAAGCAACAAAGAGAGGCGTACCTTAGCAGTGTAGGTGATGTTTTCGAGTTGACAGTTCCAGTTATCCTCACACTCGATCATACTTCCTCTGTAAAGCTCACCGCTTTTAAGCTCCACGGACACAACGTGGCCGGCGGCCTCATGGAGTAGCTTCACTGGAATTCCCAAGCTCCTGCTCATGGCTCCTCTCTGCAAATCTCAAATCTTCCTCTAAAACCCTAACGCTCTTCTCAGCTTCTCTGAGGCTTGAACTCGCGACCCGGCAAAGCCAATTATAAGGCAAACGACTTCGTTGCAGAGGGTGTTTTTCGgagaaatttcagaaaaatgGACCACTTTGTTTTCAACTTTTGAAAACTAgtccttttaaaaaaagttttaaaattagacACTTGCACATGGCTACGATGTTAGAGATGAAATTACTTATATGCCCTCTTATATACCACTGAAATGAATCTCGACATAAAGTGAACATTTAGGAAAGCCCACAAGCCAAGTCTCACGCAATCAGGCCCACTGAAACTACCACCACTTTTGCTCCTCGTAGTTTCGGTCTTCGGAGAGCTCATCGCTGCGCCCAGAATCTAGAAGGGAGCGGAATCAAAGTTTCCGTCGATCACCTTGCAGTTGATTTCGCGATCGTTGACTATAGGAATTCTTGGTTGAAGAGCAATCTCTAAGCGTATACGTGATCCGATTCATGGCGGAGCaggagaaagagaggaatAAGTACAGTTTAATTGTCCCAACCTACAACGAGCGCCTCAATATTGCTCTTCTTGTTTACCTCATTTTCAAGCACCTCCCGTACGTATACTTCTCTATAATTGCGATCTTacttcatttcttgtttttggattGTTACTTGATGAGGTAGATTTTTGCTCTACGCGTACTCGGTCAATTTTTTCGAAGCAAGTCTTCGTTTGTGTAGAACTGTAGTTCATTTAGTTGGAATTAAATCATGATTTGCTTGTAGTTCAATCTCTTTAGTCTTTTTAGTGGGTAATAAACATTTCTGGAGGTTGAGGAGGATTCTCTGGTGAAATCATCTGGAGTCGTTGGATCGaattattattctctttgtACAATTGTATCGATTTTGTTTAGCACAGATGAGAGATTAGTGGGGAgggttgtattttttttttttttttttttttttNCGAAATTGTAATGTATAACTTCTGCATCCTATTATCGTTCACCGTCCAGttttaagaaaaggaaattggaAATTGGAAATGACCTAGCACAATGTTTTCTTGGCGATATTAGGGATGTTGATTTTGAAGTAATTGTCGTTGATGATGGAAGTCCTGATGGTACTCAAGAAGTTGTGAAAGAGTTGCAAGGGGTATATGGTGAAGATCGCATTGTAAGTTCACTGTGCTTGGTTTCTGAAGTTGTTGCAGCAGAGGTTACTCTTTgtcttattttgtttattattgtttGCAGCTATTGAGAGCCAGACCTAGGAAGCTTGGCTTAGGTATGTAATAGAGTTTCTTCGTTGATAATATCACCGATCTTATATTGATGAATCATTAATTTCAGGAACGGCTTACTGTCACGGTCTCAAGCATGCAACTGGCAATTTTGTTGTTATAATGGATGCTGATTTATCCCACCATGTAAGTGTTTCAGTAGGAGTGCAGAAAACTTCTGTGAACAACATTCTAGTGTTGGATTTGTGATTTGAAATGTTTCCATGAGTTCCATTCTGCATTATCAAATGCCCATTTCCCTGACGTTATTATCTtcctattttattaattgacattttttttcatataatttaacaaaaaataacaataatgagATTGAGAGAAACGTCCTTGATGTTCATTTTAGGCCCccaaaaaatattctaaatggAAACTAAAGGAACTATCCAAAATTGTGGCTCTAATCTATGCTAGAACAGTAGATAATAACacttttaagaatataatagCCGAATGTCAAATAATTGGAACAACACACGATTTTAGTTTGATTTCTTTAATAAATGGCCCTGTATAATGAGGTTTCGAGGGAAATGAGTTTTTCTTAACAATGAAAATCGAGTGACAAAAAAGTAGAATGAGTTTGTATTTCTGTATTATTTGGCTTCTATTGAAAAACTGTTGTATATTGGTACAAGAAAACCTGGCTCCCTCCAATCATATGAATGCTTCtgtttaattatatgtttttgcCTCTGACTTGCGCTACTTGAGACATCAAATTGGCAAAAGCCATCCGAACTTCTACTTTCATCTAGCATATCTTTACTTCTAAAgctcaatttcaaaaaaaactTCCATAAGCATGTTTGGAGTTCCAAGGGTTTAATTCCCCCTCCCTGTTGTTTTCTTATGATGCTTTCTCCATGGaataaccttttctttttctttcttttgttgcaGCCCAAATATTTACCAAGCTTCATTCGGTAGGACAGACTTCCTTCCATTACCTCACTCCACTTCCTTAGCTCAGAGTCATAATAACTAAACTCTAGATATTATTGACTACTTAtttaaatcctttttttttcccctttagGAAACAGTTACAAACAGGTGCTGATATAGTTACAGGCACCCGATATGTGAAAGGTGGCGGTGTGCATGGATGGAATCTTATGCGCAAACTAACAAGTAGAGGAGCTAATGTTCTTGCCCAAACACTTTTATGGCCCGGTGTATCAGATTTAACTGGATCTTTCCggtaatcaatttttttcctttcaatttaTCGATTGTATCAATCGATCATACTTCTACAATTCTTAGTCAATGATTTATTCCTATGTGTAGGCTCTACAAGAAATCTGTGCTTGAAGATATCATTAGTTCAGTTGTTAGCAAGGGATATGTCTTTCAAATGGAGATGATTGTTCGAGCTACAAGAAAAGGCTATCACATTGAAGAGGTAGAGTTGTGCCCTGTGGCTGCGACCATCTAATTGTTGTTTTACAGTACTCTTTTCCCTTCATTTTTGCCTATCGTGGGATCTGGAACACCTTAGTTGTTAAGTGTTTGAATAAGaatgttttttcaatttttatttttcttatccCTTTTCCATATAGACCGTATTACACGGGGAAATTTGAGATGATTTGTGTTTCATTGTGGCCTGCAGGTTCCAATAACCTTTGTTGATAGAGTGTTTGGAATTTCCAAGCTTGGAGGATCTGAAATAGTAGAGTATTTGAAAGGTCTGTTGTACCTTTTGGTCACCACATGATACAcaaaatagtgaaaatttaTTGAGTTACTACCAGGTAAGCTTCTTGTTTGATTTCTGGTTAGGTACCCACCACCTCCAGGCTTTTGATGTAAACTTGAGATGATATTTCCTAATTAGGGGTTTTCCCGCAATTTTCCTTACAAATCAAAACCACAACTGCGAGCTTATTTGGGCCATGCTAGGTATTGTATTCCATGTTTATTTTGTAGGATACCTCCTTTGACTGGCgggtttttcttcctttcaacaTTTAATTTACATACATTCATTGAAACTAGAATTAGATCGAAGTCTAATTAGCTTTGATGAAATCTGTTTAATTCAAATGGAGCAAGTGAATCAAATAAACGAATACTCTATAATccaaaatcaacaaatttaattattagaaCGACAAGTGTAAGAACTAATGCTTTGTAATAATCAAAGTAGAAGAGCTAGAAATATATCTTAACTATGAGACTATAAATTACCAAGTTTggtttctaaaaataataataaaaaaaacaagaaaaataactaataatctaactttcattatatttattgtacttatgagttacattttttttccttatatatGTAGTTTatacgttttttaaaattctatttatgCGTAACAcaatattctttaaataaaaaatcaaatgtaCAAAAACCTGAAATGTAACTTAACTACGAAACTATAAATTAtcaagtttaattaaaaaaaaaatgaggaaaacAACTAATAACTAAactttctttatatttattgtactTATAAGCCTtgaatcatatttaaaaatatatatatttatacgttttttttttttaaatatttgaaatataacgAGACTACAAAGTATCAAgttcaatttctaaaaataataatttaaaaaaacaagaaaaggatCTATATGTTTGATACTTAAATCACCACCTCCCTATTTATTGAACAACTAGTAACAAAACTTCCACTATATTTATGGGTTAATAACAAAACTTCCATTATATTTATGGGttatttttaagttatatttatttttccttaaatcatttttttttttttttaaattacagtttcttaaaaaaaaaaaaaaaaaatgttagaggTTTAGAAAGAAAACTGACTTGACGTTGACTGCATGTCCAGTTCTTTCTCGGCTGCTTATATAAGTTGCAGAGTGTGGAGAAGGAGACTCAACAAATTGGCTTTGCTTCTTCCTTTCACCTTCACACTCCCATTACCTCTCTCaacctccctccctccctcgtCTGCAATTTCAATGGACGGAATGCACCGATGCTCTGCCAACTACTCTCCTCTCACTCCCATCACCTTCCTGGAGCGCTCCGCCGCCGTCTACGGTGAAAGACTTTCTCTCGTCCATGGAACTGTCCGCTACACTTGGACAGAGACGCTCGAGCGATGTACCAGACTCGCCTCTGCCCTGGTTGACATCGGGATCTCTCGCCGCGACGTGGTATTTATTCATTCTCAACTCTTCCATTTCCTTCATTTCTATGTATTTGTTTTCCTCTGCTCTTCGATTGTTAATATCTGGATGTGGCTGTTTACGTAGAATTcgaaattatgaaattgaagTTATTGAAGCAGATTAACAGCATTACTGATCTAATTTTGTGGCGCAATACGATTCTGTCGATTAGGTTGCTGCTTTGGCACCCAACATTCCAGCTATGTACGAGCTTCATTTTGCTGTGCCAATGGCCGGCGCAGTTCTTTGCACCCTCAACATGCGCCACGATGCGGCAATGATTTGTACATTGCTGAGACATTCAGAAGCCAAAATCATTTTTGTAGACTACCAATTTCTACATATTGTCAAAGGAGCAATCGAAATTATGTCCAAGACGACGGAAGAGCTGCCTCGCGTTGTGATCATTAAAGAGTCTGATCAGCAATCCTCCTACACCAATGGATTCGACTCCAGTTCAGATGATTTAGAGTTCGAGAGGCTTTTAGGCACTGGAAAACTTGATTTCGAGATCAGACGTCCTCAAGATGAAGATGATCCAATTTCCCTGAACTATACTTCAGGCACAACATCAAGGCCAAAGGGTGTGATTTACTCCCACAGAGGTGCTTATCTCAATACTCTGTCCACAATCCTTATAAACAATATGTGCTCGATGCCTGTGTATTTGTGGACTGTTCCAATGTTTCACTGCAATGGATGGTGTTTAACTTGGGGCGTGGCTGCACAAGGCGGCACAAACATCTGCCAAAGAAATGTGACTGCTAGAGATATCTTTGCCAACATTTCTGAGCACAAGGTCACTCACATGGGCGGTGCGCCAACAGTGTTGAACATGATCATCAATGCACCAATTACCGAACAGAAGCTGCTTCCGGGGACTGTAACCGTGATGACCGGTGGCGCTCCTCCGGCCTCTCATGTACTccacaaaatgaaagaatttggATTCCTTATTGTCCATTCATACGGCTTGACAGAAACACACGGGCCAGCAACAGTTTGCAGTTGGAAACCTGAATGGGATTCTCTTCCTGAAGATAAGCAAGCAAAGCTGAAATCCCGCCAAGGATTGCAGCATGTTGGGCTGCAGGGAGTGGACATAAAGGATCCAATCACCATGGAAAGTGCTCCGGCTGATGGAAAAACCATAGGGGAGGTTATGCTCAGAGGCAACACTGTGATGAGTGGATATTTCAAAGATCTTAAAGCCACAGAGGAAGCTTTCAGTGGCGGATGGTTTCGAACAGGGGACTTGGGGGTCAGGCACCCTGATGGTTACATCGAATTGAAGGATCGATCAAAGGACATCATAATTTCTGGGGGAGAAAACATCAGCTCGATTGAAGTTGAGTCGGCGCTTTTCAGTCACCCATCAGTTCTTGAAGCTGCCATTGTGGGACGCCCGGATGATCACTGGGGCGAAACGCCATGTGCTTTTGTGAAGCTCAAGGATGGGCGTAGTGCTTCTGAAGAAGAGATCATCAAGTTTTGCAGAGACAATTTACCTCATTACATGGCTCCAAGAAGCGTTGTATTCAGAGATTTGCCGAAGACTTCGACTGGGAAAATTCAGAAGTTCAAGCTGAAGGAGGAGGCGAAGGCGATGGGCAGCCTCACCACAAAGAGGTCGACTAAATAAATTAGTGAAGGATGAGAAGGaattagaagaaataaaagtcTGTAATAAACCCCCCCACcaatataatctttatttaGGTTTATGAGAATAAgttgatttaaatttatgaatggATCTTAATATGGGTGAAGACAGACTGAAAGATTTGGTTCACTGAGCTGTTCCCACCCAACAATGATTATCCTAATTTAGCCCCTAAAAACAATCCACAcccaatttcaattattatccaaaataataaCCAATAAAGGAAAACGGGCCGGCCACCTCCGACCAAAGCTCTCCAATGAATCCACGATGAGCTATATATTTGATGTCTGCGATTCCATTGTCGGCATCCGAGTGTTCTTTTtcagaaatataaaaaaggtgATGGTTCTTCAGCCTTTGCTGGACCCGTAGCTCACAGAGAtccacttttccttttttttctttcttcttctcattttcttcaggCCATTTTCCTCCTTCCCAATCAGAGTGGAGCACCGATACGGAGAGTCAGGAGCTTCGGTGGTCACTGTCACCAGGAGCTATGGCTTTTCAGCGGCGCCGCAACCACTATTATAATCGGTTTAGATTCTTGATCCCTTTCATTTCGTCCATTTTCGGTGCCctgcttcttttctttgcacttctctcttttcttgcTCCTTCTCCCAATGTTTCCGATCATACCCGCCGCATTCCTCCGGTAGCTATCCCCTCCCTCTTTGTATTTCTTGTCtgttattgattttttttttttgttagattcTATTTGCTGAATTTCGTTTCGTGTAATAGGTTCAGTTCAATTCTGCTTCCGACAAGGCGATTGGAGTTGCGCATTTTCGCGTTCCGGTTAGGGTTTTCTCGATTTTCCCACTTGAGTGTCTTATACTGTTTCTGCTAGTTGATGCCGGAGCTAACAGATCTTGTTTTCTTGTGACGTGATTGTCTTCCCGTTGTAACCAGCGCAATGGAGCTAGATCCGGCCGTGATCTTTGGACTTCCAGAAATGCGAAGTTCTACTCTGGATGCAGTAATGCTAGCAACAAGTTCCGGAGTATGTTTCCCAGAAATTCCAAGCTCCTCCCACACTCTGCTATTTAATATGGGTTTAGTTGAATTCAGAGGTTTAGTTTTGTTATCGGTTTGGCAATCGGAAGCAATTAAGTTACAGTATTTTCTTCTGTAGATTTAGAGATGATTAGATACCCAAATTAATTTTCCTAAATGCTGGTGTTTCCGGgcttttatatttctaaaatttttatccATCTTGAAAACATAGCGAGAGAGATTGAATTCATGTTAAACCTGGTTGTACAGAGCTCGCATCGTATTcgctttttaatttttgctcGAGAAGCAGAAGAACTTATATTTTTCCACATTGCTGCAGAAGCTAATGCCATTACTCATCCGAATCGTTATTTGCTGATTGCAACTAGTGGAGGTTTAAATCAACAAAGAACTGGGGTAATTTCACTGGCTTGCATTTTTCTTGTTGAGGATTTTGTATTTGCATTGCTTTTCACTTGGAAAATGGTTGGTTGAATTTGATGTGTGGTGGGTGGCCATAATATGCACATGCCATGGAGCTGTTGGCCATTACCGTATTAGTTGTGTATCAGTAGACCTTCCATAGTTGCAATGCCCTCTCTCAAAGCTCTAAGATAATTGTGTTATTGCCTATCCTTTTGGTGcaaaaattgatttgatttcttttcttctggTTATTTTCAAGCTGACTAAAGCTCCTGCTAGCAGATAACAGATGCAGTTGTTGCAGCACGCATATTAAATGCCACCCTTATTGTGCCTAAGCTTGATCAAAAGTCCTTTTGGAAGGATTCCAGGTTGataacattttataaaataaaagcaacTTCTGCTTTTAGTTATCCTTGCTAGATTTCTGATACGTGTTTGTTGTTTCTTGACAGCAACTTTTCAGAGATCTTCAATGTTGATTGGTTTATATCATTCCTGTCAAAAGATGTGAAAATAATTCATCATCTGCCAAAAAGGGGCAGGAAAACATGGAATGCTCACTCAATGCGTGTCCCCAGGAAATGTAGTGAAAGATGTTATCAGAACCGTGTCTTACCTGTTCTTTTGAAAAGGCATGTAAGTTCTCCGTTCTCTACAACCCATTTGACCATATGGACATGCAACTTTTGTTATTGTTCGGTTTTCAATTATCAATGCAAGCATTGATTTCTTATACATGTTTCCATTGCATGCTTttcttagaatttttttacaGTGAATCTGTAACTTCTCATTCTTGTGCATTTGCTATGTCTcatgtttatattaatttgtaattatataCTCAGAAGTATTCAGAATGTGTCAGGCTATTCAGCTCTCCAAGTTCGATTATAGACTAGCAAACAAGTTGGAGACAGATTTACAGAAACTGAGATGCAGAGTTAACTACCATGCGTTGAAATTCACAGACTCAATAGAGAAAATGGGTGAAAAATTGGTCCATCGAATGCGGGCAAGAAGCATGCATTACATTGCTTTGCACCTCAGGTACGTGGTGATAAACCCATGGTCCTAAATTATCGTAGTTGTCATTATGGAACTATTATGGACAATTGCTGGTCTTTTCTGTTGATTGGTTGGTTATTATAGCGTACGCTTGTTTCACAGGTGTACTGTTCTCAAATGatttatttagtaaatgaACTACagattttaataattcatCAGATGTTGCTTTGATGAAATGAATNTATTTACCTATATTCTTGCATAGAAACACATTCAATTTTAGAAAGATTATTTACAatcattcaatttcttttacaCATGCTAATGCCATCAAAATGGCTCTGTAAACAAATAAATCTCCTAGTCTGAGTGAAGATTCTAAATTCCAATGTGCATATGGTATTGTAgagtaattatttgtttactCTTTGTGGGCTGTGGGAAAGCCTATAACTTTGGGGGGTGGTGTTAGAGTTACTGAACTCAAGGAATCTAAACAAAGGCCTACTGGCTAAATACGGTCTTCATCCTTTGGAGTGGGGTTAAAGACACTTGCACAAATCCATGGAAAAAAATCTCATCTGAGAGCCcctttttctcttgtttgGTTTAGTGCTCCGTGGGGGATGGGAGGGATACTTATTTTTGGGAGGATAATTGGGTGGTGAATAGGCCCTCGGGGTTTCTCTTGTAGTtcattctttgattttttggcAGATCCACCTTTGGTTTGAGAGTCTGCATTTTGGAGTCTGTGTTTTGGAGTT
This genomic interval carries:
- the LOC111786344 gene encoding dolichol-phosphate mannosyltransferase subunit 1, which codes for MAEQEKERNKYSLIVPTYNERLNIALLVYLIFKHLPDVDFEVIVVDDGSPDGTQEVVKELQGVYGEDRILLRARPRKLGLGTAYCHGLKHATGNFVVIMDADLSHHPKYLPSFIRKQLQTGADIVTGTRYVKGGGVHGWNLMRKLTSRGANVLAQTLLWPGVSDLTGSFRLYKKSVLEDIISSVVSKGYVFQMEMIVRATRKGYHIEEVPITFVDRVFGISKLGGSEIVEYLKGLLYLLVTT
- the LOC111786356 gene encoding probable acyl-activating enzyme 1, peroxisomal — its product is MSSSFSAAYISCRVWRRRLNKLALLLPFTFTLPLPLSTSLPPSSAISMDGMHRCSANYSPLTPITFLERSAAVYGERLSLVHGTVRYTWTETLERCTRLASALVDIGISRRDVVAALAPNIPAMYELHFAVPMAGAVLCTLNMRHDAAMICTLLRHSEAKIIFVDYQFLHIVKGAIEIMSKTTEELPRVVIIKESDQQSSYTNGFDSSSDDLEFERLLGTGKLDFEIRRPQDEDDPISLNYTSGTTSRPKGVIYSHRGAYLNTLSTILINNMCSMPVYLWTVPMFHCNGWCLTWGVAAQGGTNICQRNVTARDIFANISEHKVTHMGGAPTVLNMIINAPITEQKLLPGTVTVMTGGAPPASHVLHKMKEFGFLIVHSYGLTETHGPATVCSWKPEWDSLPEDKQAKLKSRQGLQHVGLQGVDIKDPITMESAPADGKTIGEVMLRGNTVMSGYFKDLKATEEAFSGGWFRTGDLGVRHPDGYIELKDRSKDIIISGGENISSIEVESALFSHPSVLEAAIVGRPDDHWGETPCAFVKLKDGRSASEEEIIKFCRDNLPHYMAPRSVVFRDLPKTSTGKIQKFKLKEEAKAMGSLTTKRSTK